A single window of Methylocella tundrae DNA harbors:
- the atzF gene encoding allophanate hydrolase, with protein MIPEMLQIEVLRDGYRQEKFTPRDVMLEVLKRIDAYDPAVWISRVEESEILARAGKLQQDRTLMAHLPLYGVPFAVKDNMDVRGMPTTAACPAFAHTPEKSASAIDALLAAGAILIGKTNLDQFATGLNGTRSPYGAPRCVFDHRFISGGSSSGSAVAVAAGLVAFSLGTDTAGSGRVPAAFNNVVGWKPTKGLISAAGVLPAVRSQDCVSIFASSCADAKIIAEITQGFDAQDPYSREGERVSLPTKRFRFGVLRPDDREFFGDEEAAALYAGAIDRLTALGGRPVEIDYAPFQQAAALLYDGAFVAERFAAIEDFFRTHAQEMDPQVRQIIGKASNLSAADAFKGEYRLRAIARAAEREWEHFDVMLLPTAPTIFTVDQIAEDPIGANSRLGVYTHFVNLLDYAAIAVPAGFRATSRLPFGVTLIGPAFSDFDLAVIADTLHRSLGEGVGKAVGAAAEPPVSVVEPASGGRILLAVAGAHLSGLPLNRELTDLGAIFVETTRTAPSYRLIALQGTTPPKPGLVHAPGFEGPGIEVELWSLSERDFGRFVAGVPAPMGIGKVTLASGAVVPGFLCEVFALDGGEDITALGGWRAYLTEHAPASC; from the coding sequence ATGATTCCCGAGATGCTGCAAATTGAGGTTCTGCGCGATGGCTATCGCCAGGAGAAATTCACCCCGCGGGATGTCATGCTCGAAGTGCTGAAGCGGATTGACGCCTATGATCCGGCGGTGTGGATCAGCCGCGTCGAGGAAAGCGAGATCCTCGCCCGGGCGGGAAAGCTGCAGCAGGACAGGACGCTGATGGCGCATTTGCCGCTCTATGGCGTTCCCTTCGCGGTGAAGGACAATATGGACGTTCGGGGAATGCCGACGACGGCCGCTTGTCCCGCCTTCGCCCATACGCCCGAGAAAAGCGCGAGCGCCATCGACGCGTTGCTGGCGGCGGGCGCCATATTGATCGGCAAGACCAATCTCGATCAGTTCGCGACGGGTCTCAACGGGACGCGCTCGCCCTATGGCGCGCCACGCTGCGTCTTTGATCATCGCTTCATATCGGGTGGGTCGAGCTCAGGTTCGGCGGTGGCTGTCGCCGCCGGGCTCGTGGCTTTCTCTTTAGGGACTGATACGGCTGGCTCGGGGCGCGTGCCCGCGGCCTTCAATAATGTCGTTGGATGGAAGCCGACCAAGGGCCTCATCAGCGCCGCGGGCGTATTGCCGGCCGTTCGCTCGCAAGATTGCGTCAGCATTTTCGCAAGCAGCTGCGCCGACGCAAAAATCATCGCGGAAATTACGCAGGGCTTTGACGCGCAAGACCCTTATTCGCGCGAGGGCGAAAGAGTGAGCCTTCCGACGAAGCGTTTCCGCTTCGGAGTTTTACGGCCGGACGACAGGGAGTTTTTCGGCGATGAAGAGGCCGCGGCGCTCTACGCGGGCGCCATTGATCGACTGACGGCGCTCGGTGGCCGCCCGGTCGAAATTGATTATGCGCCTTTCCAGCAGGCGGCTGCGCTCCTTTATGACGGCGCCTTCGTCGCCGAGCGTTTCGCCGCGATCGAAGATTTCTTCAGGACGCACGCGCAGGAGATGGATCCGCAGGTGCGTCAGATCATCGGCAAGGCGTCAAATCTTTCGGCGGCGGATGCGTTCAAGGGCGAATATCGGCTACGCGCCATAGCACGCGCGGCGGAGCGCGAATGGGAGCATTTCGACGTCATGCTGCTGCCGACGGCGCCCACGATTTTCACGGTCGATCAGATTGCCGAAGATCCGATCGGCGCGAATAGCCGGCTTGGCGTTTACACCCATTTCGTCAATCTGCTCGATTACGCCGCCATCGCAGTGCCCGCGGGATTTCGCGCCACGAGCCGCCTGCCCTTCGGCGTCACGCTGATCGGCCCGGCTTTTTCCGATTTCGATCTTGCCGTGATCGCCGACACGCTGCATCGATCTCTGGGCGAAGGCGTTGGCAAGGCTGTCGGCGCCGCCGCCGAGCCGCCGGTCTCGGTTGTGGAGCCCGCCTCCGGCGGGCGCATCCTCCTCGCCGTCGCGGGCGCGCATCTTTCCGGCCTGCCCCTCAATCGCGAACTGACCGATCTCGGCGCGATTTTCGTGGAAACGACGAGGACGGCGCCATCCTATCGGCTGATCGCTCTGCAGGGGACGACGCCGCCAAAGCCCGGCCTCGTTCATGCGCCGGGCTTTGAGGGGCCGGGTATCGAGGTGGAGTTGTGGTCGCTCTCCGAGCGCGACTTCGGCCGCTTTGTTGCGGGCGTGCCGGCGCCAATGGGGATCGGCAAGGTAACGCTCGCGAGCGGCGCCGTGGTCCCGGGATTTTTATGCGAGGTTTTCGCGCTTGATGGCGGCGAGGACATTACCGCTCTGGGGGGCTGGCGGGCCTATCTGACGGAACATGCGCCGGCGTCCTGCTAA
- a CDS encoding YoaK family protein: protein MSEASRSTATKLWLGLVFALVAGWLDAVGFIEVGQFYLSFMSGNTTQLGVAAAAFDGPSILRGASVIASFFLGAFFGTLLADASGRLRLPVVLMMECALLGAAIGLTLMRPGFFALLPISVAMGMQNTLRQLVGRADVGKSFVTGSLFGAGQSLARALTGKAPAAEWLAFLAAWLAFVAGAAGGAYALHRSSLIANLACMTALLAVLAALTAPARGVGNDLDAAG from the coding sequence ATGTCCGAAGCATCGCGATCAACCGCGACAAAACTTTGGCTGGGACTCGTCTTCGCCCTGGTGGCGGGATGGCTCGACGCCGTCGGCTTCATCGAGGTCGGTCAGTTCTACCTGTCCTTCATGAGCGGGAACACGACGCAGCTTGGCGTCGCCGCCGCCGCTTTTGATGGTCCCTCGATTCTGCGCGGGGCCAGCGTGATCGCGTCTTTTTTTCTTGGCGCATTTTTCGGAACGCTGCTCGCCGACGCCTCAGGACGGCTTCGGCTGCCGGTCGTGCTGATGATGGAATGCGCGCTGCTTGGCGCCGCCATCGGCTTGACGTTGATGCGCCCCGGCTTTTTCGCGCTGCTTCCAATCTCGGTTGCGATGGGCATGCAGAATACGCTGCGCCAGCTGGTCGGGCGCGCCGACGTCGGAAAGAGTTTTGTCACCGGCTCCCTGTTCGGCGCGGGTCAGTCGCTTGCGCGGGCGCTCACCGGCAAGGCCCCCGCCGCGGAATGGCTTGCGTTCCTCGCCGCATGGCTCGCCTTTGTTGCTGGCGCGGCCGGCGGCGCCTATGCGCTTCACCGCTCAAGCCTTATCGCAAATCTCGCCTGCATGACGGCGCTGCTCGCCGTCCTCGCCGCACTGACCGCGCCCGCCCGCGGCGTCGGGAATGATCTGGACGCCGCAGGATAA
- a CDS encoding glycosyltransferase family 4 protein, producing the protein MKIALSANGKFHTFDLARELYAREALAGIYSSYPRFKLRDEALPQELIHTFPFIHAPYMAARWRDRLPRSWLWQWEHLDATAFAAFVARNLPPCDVYMGLSGSSLAAGKRAHSQGSFYVCDRGSSHIRVQRQLQKEEQELWGLSGETVDPRTVDAEEAEYAEADRITIPSSFVYRSFVSQGIAPEKLRKLPYGVNLSRFERVGQPEEGRFDVLFVGAMSLRKGVPYLVQAFQKLDHPAKSLTFVGIENLEVIEMLRRRDLWPETARVVGPVPQSELKTLMSRSHVMALPSIEEGLALVLAQAMACGCPVIASTNTGAEDIVTDGEEGFIIPIRDVDALTERLQYMADHPDERQAMGTKALAKVQGFGGWRAYGDMAMAVFKELVAAK; encoded by the coding sequence TTGAAAATCGCGCTCTCCGCGAACGGCAAGTTCCACACCTTCGACCTCGCGCGGGAGCTCTATGCGCGGGAGGCGCTGGCCGGGATCTATTCAAGCTATCCCCGCTTCAAGCTTCGTGATGAAGCTCTGCCACAAGAGTTGATCCACACTTTTCCATTTATCCACGCCCCGTATATGGCGGCTCGTTGGCGCGACCGTCTGCCGCGATCGTGGCTGTGGCAATGGGAGCATCTCGACGCGACCGCCTTCGCCGCCTTTGTCGCGCGCAATCTCCCGCCTTGCGACGTCTATATGGGGTTGTCCGGTTCTTCCCTAGCGGCCGGCAAACGCGCCCATTCTCAAGGATCTTTCTATGTGTGCGACCGCGGCTCTTCGCATATTCGCGTGCAGCGCCAGCTTCAAAAAGAAGAGCAGGAGCTATGGGGTCTGTCCGGCGAAACGGTCGATCCGCGCACGGTTGACGCCGAAGAGGCCGAATATGCGGAAGCCGACCGCATAACGATTCCGTCGAGCTTCGTCTATCGAAGCTTCGTCAGTCAGGGGATTGCTCCTGAGAAACTGCGAAAGCTGCCCTACGGCGTGAATTTGTCGCGATTTGAACGCGTCGGACAGCCCGAGGAAGGCCGTTTCGATGTTCTGTTCGTAGGAGCTATGAGTCTCCGCAAGGGGGTGCCTTATCTAGTACAAGCTTTTCAGAAGCTCGATCACCCGGCCAAGAGCCTGACCTTTGTCGGCATCGAGAACCTGGAGGTGATAGAGATGCTGCGCCGCCGTGATCTTTGGCCCGAGACCGCCCGTGTTGTCGGCCCGGTGCCACAAAGTGAGCTGAAGACCTTAATGAGCCGTAGCCACGTCATGGCGCTACCCAGCATCGAGGAGGGATTGGCGCTCGTTCTCGCGCAGGCCATGGCATGCGGCTGCCCGGTGATCGCATCGACGAATACGGGGGCCGAGGATATCGTCACCGATGGCGAAGAGGGATTCATCATTCCCATTCGAGATGTCGACGCGCTGACCGAGCGGTTGCAATACATGGCTGACCACCCGGACGAGCGACAGGCGATGGGCACGAAAGCACTCGCAAAAGTGCAAGGCTTCGGCGGCTGGCGCGCTTATGGCGATATGGCGATGGCTGTCTTCAAGGAACTCGTCGCCGCCAAATAG
- a CDS encoding peptidase S14, with protein sequence MFLIVAGMRLDNVKANSELSDFESAAARDKTLLARLARPDIRLAGPVNDAMHEKFQGQVAALSGAGPFVIALTTLGGDPEVARAMAADLRLLRAAEGCRFIFFGKSAVYSAGVTFMAGFSVADRWLERDARLMIHERKLDKMVHFDGPLQGCLSIAKALAHEIQNGITIEREGFAALIEESPLTLDEVIAKAPQNWYLDAQEALALKLVGGVI encoded by the coding sequence GTGTTCCTTATCGTCGCGGGGATGCGCTTGGACAACGTCAAGGCTAACAGCGAGCTCTCAGACTTTGAAAGCGCCGCCGCGCGGGACAAAACGCTGCTTGCCCGATTGGCGCGGCCGGACATCCGCCTGGCCGGACCGGTGAACGACGCGATGCACGAAAAATTTCAGGGGCAGGTCGCGGCGCTGTCGGGCGCCGGGCCTTTCGTGATCGCCTTGACGACGCTTGGCGGGGATCCCGAAGTCGCCCGCGCCATGGCCGCCGATCTTCGCCTTTTGCGCGCGGCGGAAGGCTGCCGTTTCATCTTTTTCGGCAAGTCCGCGGTCTATTCGGCGGGGGTCACCTTCATGGCGGGGTTTTCGGTCGCCGATCGCTGGCTCGAGCGCGATGCGCGGCTGATGATCCATGAACGCAAGCTCGACAAGATGGTCCATTTCGACGGGCCGCTCCAAGGCTGTCTTTCGATCGCCAAGGCGCTGGCGCATGAGATCCAGAACGGCATCACGATCGAGCGCGAAGGGTTTGCCGCGCTGATCGAAGAGTCGCCCCTCACTCTCGACGAGGTGATCGCCAAGGCGCCGCAGAATTGGTATCTCGACGCGCAGGAGGCGCTTGCTCTCAAGTTGGTCGGAGGCGTCATCTGA
- a CDS encoding zinc-dependent alcohol dehydrogenase family protein, translating to MSRHVRFDKIGPPDVLHLVDLDVPAPAAGEVRIRVKAIGVNRAEAMFRSGQYLEEPKLPAGLGYEAAGEIESIGEGVTGFAIGDAVSVIPAFSLNQYGLYGELVLAPAFAVIKHPPNLSFAEAAAAWMMYVTAYGALIDIARLSAADAVLIPAASSSVGIAAIQIANMVGATPIALSRTSAKRARLQELGAAHVIATEEQDLVAEVGRITNGQGARVTFDPVGGPTLAKLAEASARHGIIFQYGALSPEPTLLPLFDLLRNLLTIRGYVLMEITGDPARLQRAKSFVVDGLAKGALRPVIAKTFPLDQIVEAHRFLESNQQIGKIVVTV from the coding sequence ATGTCCCGTCATGTCCGCTTCGATAAAATCGGCCCGCCGGATGTTCTTCATCTCGTCGACCTTGACGTTCCTGCCCCGGCCGCGGGCGAGGTGCGCATTCGCGTCAAGGCGATAGGCGTCAATCGCGCGGAAGCGATGTTCCGGTCCGGGCAATATCTCGAAGAGCCGAAGCTGCCGGCGGGCCTTGGCTATGAGGCCGCGGGCGAGATCGAATCGATCGGCGAGGGCGTCACGGGATTTGCGATCGGCGACGCGGTGAGCGTTATCCCTGCTTTTTCGTTGAACCAGTACGGCCTTTATGGCGAGCTTGTCCTCGCTCCGGCCTTCGCCGTGATCAAACATCCGCCAAATCTCTCCTTCGCGGAAGCCGCCGCCGCCTGGATGATGTATGTCACCGCCTATGGCGCGCTGATCGACATCGCCAGGCTTTCCGCCGCCGACGCTGTTCTCATTCCCGCCGCCTCGAGCAGCGTCGGGATAGCTGCGATTCAGATCGCCAATATGGTCGGAGCGACTCCCATCGCCCTGAGCCGCACGAGCGCCAAGCGGGCGCGGCTGCAGGAATTGGGCGCCGCGCATGTCATCGCCACCGAAGAGCAGGATCTTGTCGCGGAAGTCGGACGCATCACCAATGGACAGGGCGCGCGCGTGACCTTCGATCCAGTCGGCGGCCCGACGCTTGCAAAGCTCGCCGAGGCGTCGGCGCGCCACGGGATCATTTTCCAATATGGCGCATTGAGCCCGGAGCCGACCCTGCTGCCCCTCTTCGATTTGCTGCGCAATCTGCTGACCATTCGCGGTTATGTGCTGATGGAGATCACAGGAGATCCGGCGCGATTGCAGCGCGCCAAAAGCTTCGTGGTCGACGGCCTCGCCAAAGGAGCCTTGAGGCCTGTCATCGCGAAAACTTTTCCGCTTGATCAGATCGTCGAGGCGCATCGCTTCCTCGAATCAAACCAGCAAATCGGCAAAATCGTCGTGACCGTCTGA
- a CDS encoding MFS transporter has product MSAHFRGRTPAAPSRTALVEFSLAVGGFGIGAGEFAIMGLLPNVAEGVGVSTPTAGHVISAYALGVVVGAPIITVLFARLPRRTLLLALMAVFALGNFASASAPGYASLMALRFMTGLPHGAYFGVAALVAAEMAGPGKRAQAVGRVMLGLTVATLIGAPLATSIGQGLGWRTAFALVGAIGALTVALVALFVSHDPADVEASPMRELGAFRRPQVWLALGVGAIGSGGLFAIFSYITPTLTEVAGIPLHLVPFALCAFGAGMIAGNIVGGWLADRALMPTIGGGLIWNGAMMGLFYFTSGHAVLAVINVFLIGTAFVLVPGVQTRLMDVAGDAQTLAAALNHSAFNIANALGAYVGGLTISAGYGWRSTSLVGVGFALAGFAIFCVSLALDAARRSAIRRPRLRMPSEQES; this is encoded by the coding sequence ATGTCAGCACATTTTCGCGGGCGGACGCCCGCCGCTCCATCGCGAACCGCTTTGGTCGAATTTTCACTCGCGGTCGGCGGCTTCGGCATCGGCGCCGGCGAATTCGCCATCATGGGCCTGTTGCCGAATGTCGCCGAGGGCGTCGGCGTCTCGACCCCGACGGCGGGCCATGTCATCAGCGCCTACGCCCTTGGCGTCGTCGTCGGCGCGCCGATCATCACCGTTCTCTTCGCAAGGCTGCCGCGCCGCACGCTTCTGCTGGCGCTAATGGCGGTGTTTGCGCTCGGCAATTTCGCCAGCGCCTCTGCGCCCGGCTATGCGTCACTGATGGCGCTGCGCTTCATGACAGGCCTGCCGCATGGGGCCTATTTCGGCGTCGCGGCTCTTGTCGCCGCCGAGATGGCGGGCCCTGGCAAGCGCGCGCAGGCGGTCGGCCGCGTCATGCTCGGCCTCACCGTCGCAACGCTCATCGGCGCGCCGCTTGCGACCTCGATCGGACAGGGACTCGGCTGGCGCACAGCTTTCGCGCTTGTCGGCGCCATTGGCGCGCTCACCGTCGCCCTGGTCGCGCTCTTCGTCTCGCATGATCCCGCCGACGTCGAGGCGAGCCCCATGCGCGAGCTTGGCGCTTTCCGGCGGCCGCAGGTCTGGCTCGCCCTTGGCGTTGGCGCGATCGGATCTGGCGGCCTCTTCGCCATCTTCAGCTATATCACGCCGACGCTGACCGAGGTCGCCGGCATTCCGCTCCACCTCGTGCCCTTCGCGCTCTGCGCCTTCGGCGCCGGCATGATCGCGGGAAACATCGTTGGCGGCTGGCTCGCGGACCGCGCCCTGATGCCGACCATCGGCGGCGGCCTCATCTGGAACGGCGCCATGATGGGGCTATTTTATTTCACCTCCGGCCACGCGGTTCTCGCCGTCATCAATGTTTTTTTGATCGGAACCGCCTTCGTGCTCGTGCCGGGCGTTCAGACGCGCCTCATGGATGTCGCCGGCGACGCCCAGACGCTCGCCGCCGCGCTCAATCATTCAGCCTTCAACATCGCCAATGCGCTCGGCGCCTATGTCGGCGGCCTCACCATCTCCGCCGGCTATGGATGGCGCTCAACGAGCCTGGTCGGCGTCGGCTTCGCCCTCGCCGGTTTTGCGATCTTCTGCGTTTCGCTCGCCCTTGACGCGGCGCGGCGCTCAGCCATTCGCCGCCCGCGCCTTCGCATGCCGAGCGAACAGGAGTCGTGA
- a CDS encoding DUF4105 domain-containing protein, translating into MTASRFRRFSRRGGVFLNCVLLLGSAVWASFALWFQLPLSGGLKLAGIALFDGLAALTLAGVFWRPLRGAWIAYALVFAGLLGWWSTILPSNDRDFAPDVAHGVTGIVRGDELTLENVRNFTWASPTDFSEHWEERRYDLAKLSSVDFYLVYFMGPLIAHSMVSFGFEDGRHLMFSIEIRKERGEAFSAIAGFFKRYELVFLAADERDFLFLRKAEDEDVRLFRIRTSPQAARALLLQYVRDANQLAAHPQFYNTLTANCTTSIFLMLRTLSPTFPLDWRVLLNGFLPSYAYQHGLIDTSIPLAEVIARAAVTDRIMMGLSEVAFGQRLREGLPDPN; encoded by the coding sequence ATGACTGCTTCCCGGTTCCGGCGCTTTTCGCGGCGCGGCGGCGTTTTCCTGAATTGCGTGCTTCTCCTTGGCTCGGCGGTCTGGGCGAGCTTTGCGCTCTGGTTTCAATTGCCGCTATCGGGCGGGTTGAAGCTCGCCGGCATCGCCCTGTTCGACGGTCTTGCCGCGCTGACCCTCGCCGGAGTGTTCTGGCGTCCTCTCCGGGGCGCCTGGATCGCCTATGCGCTCGTCTTTGCCGGTCTGCTCGGCTGGTGGTCGACCATTCTGCCAAGCAATGACCGCGACTTCGCTCCCGATGTCGCGCATGGCGTCACGGGAATCGTGCGCGGCGATGAATTGACCCTTGAAAACGTGCGCAATTTCACCTGGGCCTCGCCGACGGATTTTTCCGAGCATTGGGAAGAACGGCGCTATGACCTTGCGAAACTCAGCTCGGTCGATTTCTATCTCGTTTATTTCATGGGGCCGCTGATCGCCCATTCGATGGTGAGTTTTGGCTTCGAGGACGGACGCCATCTCATGTTCTCGATCGAGATCCGCAAGGAGCGCGGCGAGGCTTTTTCCGCGATCGCCGGCTTCTTCAAAAGATATGAGCTCGTCTTTCTCGCCGCCGACGAGCGCGATTTCCTGTTTCTGCGCAAGGCCGAGGATGAGGATGTCCGGCTTTTTCGGATCAGAACCTCGCCGCAGGCGGCGCGCGCGCTGCTGCTGCAATATGTCCGCGACGCGAACCAGCTCGCGGCCCACCCGCAATTCTACAATACGCTGACGGCGAATTGCACGACGAGCATTTTCCTGATGCTGCGCACGCTGTCGCCGACATTTCCGCTCGACTGGCGGGTCTTGCTTAACGGATTTTTGCCCTCCTACGCCTATCAGCACGGCCTCATCGACACCTCGATTCCCCTCGCGGAGGTGATCGCCCGCGCGGCTGTGACGGATCGCATCATGATGGGGCTGAGCGAGGTCGCATTCGGCCAAAGGCTACGCGAAGGTCTGCCTGACCCGAATTGA
- a CDS encoding NAD(P)/FAD-dependent oxidoreductase: MTDHPAPHHVVVVGAGFGGLQVVHNLAGAPVTITILDRRNHHLFQPLLYQVATTSLATSEIAWPVRHLVYKRKEVETLLGAVAGVDAGRRKVLLEDGAEIAYDTLVLATGARHAYFGHDEWEPFAPGLKTLEDATTIRRRILLAFERAERETDPAKKAALLTFVIIGAGPTGVELAGTIAELAHENLREDFRHIDTRTARVVLIEAGPRILPGFKEELSAYAQKALDRLGVEVKLGNPVSNCSAEGVVFGGEKLAAKTILWAAGVQASRAAEWLGAPADRVGRVIVDPNLTVPGHPNIFAIGDTIAINGPDGNPVPGIAPAAKQEGAYVAEVIKARLQGKPAPGPFQYKHAGSLATIGKRAAIADFGWIKVRGSLAWWLWGIVHIYFLIGLRNRLGVALSWLWIYLLGQRSARLITQGKQWAGEDKA; encoded by the coding sequence TTGACAGATCATCCCGCCCCACACCATGTCGTCGTCGTCGGAGCCGGCTTTGGCGGACTTCAGGTGGTCCATAATCTCGCCGGCGCGCCGGTGACCATCACGATCCTCGATCGGCGCAACCACCACCTGTTTCAGCCGCTGCTCTATCAGGTCGCGACGACCTCGCTCGCGACATCGGAGATTGCGTGGCCGGTCCGTCATCTGGTCTATAAGCGCAAAGAGGTCGAGACCCTGCTCGGCGCGGTCGCGGGCGTCGACGCCGGGCGCCGCAAGGTCCTGCTCGAGGACGGCGCCGAGATCGCTTACGACACGCTGGTTCTCGCCACCGGCGCGCGGCACGCCTATTTCGGCCATGACGAATGGGAGCCCTTCGCGCCGGGCCTTAAAACCCTTGAGGACGCGACGACCATCCGCCGGCGCATTCTGCTCGCCTTCGAGCGCGCCGAGCGCGAGACCGATCCGGCTAAAAAGGCGGCGCTGCTCACCTTTGTCATCATCGGGGCGGGTCCGACCGGCGTCGAACTCGCCGGCACCATCGCCGAGCTGGCGCATGAGAACCTGCGCGAGGACTTCCGCCATATTGATACGCGGACCGCGCGCGTCGTGCTGATCGAGGCGGGGCCGCGCATCCTTCCCGGCTTCAAGGAAGAACTTTCGGCCTATGCCCAAAAGGCGCTCGACCGGCTTGGCGTCGAGGTCAAGCTTGGAAACCCTGTCTCGAATTGCAGCGCGGAGGGCGTTGTCTTCGGCGGCGAGAAGCTGGCGGCGAAGACGATCCTTTGGGCCGCCGGCGTGCAGGCCTCGCGCGCCGCCGAATGGCTTGGGGCGCCGGCCGACCGGGTCGGGCGCGTCATCGTCGATCCCAATCTCACCGTTCCCGGCCATCCGAACATTTTTGCGATCGGCGACACCATCGCGATCAACGGCCCCGACGGCAATCCTGTGCCGGGAATAGCGCCGGCGGCCAAGCAGGAAGGCGCCTATGTGGCCGAGGTCATCAAGGCGCGGCTGCAAGGCAAGCCGGCGCCGGGTCCGTTCCAGTACAAGCACGCTGGCAGTCTGGCGACGATCGGCAAGCGCGCGGCGATCGCCGATTTCGGCTGGATCAAGGTGCGCGGATCGCTCGCCTGGTGGCTGTGGGGCATCGTCCACATCTACTTTCTCATCGGCCTGCGCAATCGGCTCGGCGTCGCCTTGAGCTGGCTCTGGATCTACTTGCTGGGCCAGCGAAGCGCCCGGCTCATCACGCAAGGCAAGCAATGGGCGGGCGAGGATAAGGCTTAG
- a CDS encoding PLP-dependent aminotransferase family protein has translation MELTLSLDQKTEKSLQTQIFEQVRQMILNGQLKAGMTLTPSRILAERLNVSRNTVTNAYDRLAGEGYVEARGTAGVYVSAIPPDDLILIQDGGPAQNNGPILPASSEPLLCFAGSSGGGAQRPAYDFWVGRSDPTAFPLMTWRRIVNRLLSRETSYLTDYCDPAGLPELREAIAHHLGRTRGMAITHDQIIVTGGGQDALNLVLSLLRSHTRQLCIENPCYLGASMLFNSTTLPLHPVPVDEEGIQTECLPTARGNLLYVTPSHQFPTGVVMTLSRRLALLRWADETDSFIIEDDYDSDFRYDGPPLTALAGLDRGRRVFYVGTFSKSVGAGLRIGFAALPRIRWDEARLLKARMSNGQSWLEQSALSFFINDGHFDRHLRKLRQIYMSRRDCLVASLNANFKEPKISGTESGLHLVWQLPQDFPRAREIQLKAREIGVGVYALSSGAAFDFDDAPNDDILVFGYSSLDVAKIQTAVMALRQLFILK, from the coding sequence ATGGAACTAACACTCTCTTTGGACCAAAAGACTGAAAAATCGCTCCAGACGCAGATCTTCGAACAGGTCCGGCAGATGATTCTGAATGGACAGCTAAAGGCCGGAATGACTTTAACGCCGAGCCGGATCCTGGCCGAGCGACTTAACGTCTCCCGCAATACGGTGACGAACGCCTATGATCGATTGGCCGGTGAAGGCTATGTCGAGGCCCGTGGGACAGCAGGCGTCTATGTGTCAGCCATCCCGCCCGACGACTTGATTCTCATCCAGGACGGCGGCCCGGCACAGAACAACGGGCCAATACTGCCAGCATCGAGCGAGCCTCTTCTTTGCTTTGCGGGTTCATCTGGCGGCGGCGCCCAACGGCCAGCCTATGATTTCTGGGTGGGCCGCTCTGATCCAACGGCGTTCCCGCTCATGACCTGGCGGCGCATCGTGAATCGATTGCTTTCAAGGGAGACCTCTTACCTCACCGATTATTGCGATCCTGCTGGGCTTCCGGAGTTGAGGGAGGCCATCGCCCACCACCTCGGCAGAACTCGCGGCATGGCTATCACACACGACCAAATCATCGTTACCGGGGGCGGACAGGATGCATTAAATCTGGTTCTGAGCCTCCTGCGGTCGCATACCCGCCAGCTCTGTATTGAAAATCCGTGCTACCTGGGCGCGTCAATGCTCTTCAACAGCACGACGCTTCCCTTGCATCCAGTGCCAGTCGATGAAGAAGGCATTCAAACAGAATGTCTTCCGACCGCGCGCGGGAATCTGCTCTACGTGACGCCCTCCCACCAATTTCCCACGGGCGTGGTGATGACCCTAAGCCGGCGTCTCGCACTTCTCCGATGGGCCGATGAAACCGACAGTTTCATCATTGAGGACGATTACGACAGCGACTTCCGATACGACGGACCACCGCTGACTGCCTTGGCCGGCCTCGATCGCGGGCGGCGCGTCTTTTATGTCGGTACTTTCTCGAAATCCGTGGGGGCCGGTCTCCGGATCGGTTTTGCCGCATTGCCGCGTATAAGATGGGATGAGGCGAGATTGCTTAAGGCGCGAATGAGCAACGGCCAATCTTGGCTTGAGCAGAGTGCGCTCTCATTTTTCATCAACGACGGGCATTTTGACCGACATTTGCGGAAGTTGCGGCAAATCTATATGTCGCGGCGGGACTGCCTCGTCGCATCCCTTAACGCCAACTTTAAAGAACCGAAGATTTCGGGAACCGAAAGCGGACTGCATCTCGTTTGGCAGCTTCCGCAAGATTTCCCCAGAGCACGGGAGATACAGCTCAAGGCGCGTGAAATTGGCGTGGGCGTCTACGCGCTATCGAGCGGTGCGGCATTCGATTTCGATGACGCACCAAACGATGACATCCTTGTTTTTGGGTATTCATCCCTCGACGTGGCGAAAATCCAAACCGCCGTGATGGCGCTCCGTCAGCTATTCATCCTAAAATAA